Proteins encoded by one window of Cloeon dipterum chromosome 4, ieCloDipt1.1, whole genome shotgun sequence:
- the LOC135942052 gene encoding protein kinase shaggy-like isoform X3 → MSGGRPRTTSFAEGKDGSKVTTVVATPGQGPDRPQEVSYTDTKVIGNGSFGVVYQAKLCDTGEMVAIKKVLQDKRFKNRELQIMRRLEHCNIVKLKYFFYSSGDKKDEVYLNLVLEYIPETVYKVARHYSKSKQTIPISFIKLYMYQLFRSLAYIHSLGICHRDIKPQNLLLDPETGVLKLCDFGSAKHLVKAEPNVSYICSRYYRAPELIFGAIDYTTKIDVWSAGCVLAELLLGQPIFPGDSGVDQLVEIIKVLGTPTREQIREMNPNYTEFKFPQIKSHPWQKLMLERMSMPKSTTEHQRIRVFRTRTPAEAIDLVSRLLEYTPGSRISPLQACAHSFFNELREPNTRLPNGRELPPLFNFTEHELSIQPQLNAELIPNYQQERSGGAAGPSVAPVEAGSSVAAESVPTGGEASPTGGGVA, encoded by the exons ATGAGCGGCGGACGCCCCCGGACCACCTCCTTTGCTGAGG GTAAGGACGGCAGCAAAGTGACGACGGTGGTGGCGACTCCTGGGCAGGGCCCTGACCGACCTCAGGAGGTGTCCTACACGGACACCAAAGTCATCGGTAATGGTAGCTTTGGCGTTGTGTACCAAGCGAAGCTCTGCGACACGGGTGAGATGGTCGCCATTAAGAAAGTACTCCAGGACAAGAGATTTAAG AATCGAGAACTGCAGATAATGCGACGGCTCGAGCACTGCAACATAGTCAAACTCAAATATTTCTTCTACTCAAGTGGAGACAAG AAAGATGAAGTGTACTTGAACCTGGTGCTTGAGTACATTCCTGAAACGGTCTACAAAGTGGCGCGCCACTACAG TAAATCGAAGCAGACGATCCCAATCAGCTTCATAAAGCTGTACATGTACCAGTTGTTCCGTAGCCTGGCATACATCCACTCACTTGGAATTTGCCACCGGGATATTAAACCACAGAACCTTCTACTTGACCCTGAAACAGGGGTGCTCAAGCTCTGCGACTTTGGCTCAGCAAAGCACCTGGTCAAGGCCGAGCCCAACGTCTCCTACATCTGCTCCAGATACTACCGCGCCCCAGAGCTCATCTTTGGTGCTATCGACTACACCACCAAAATCG ATGTGTGGAGCGCAGGGTGCGTGCTGGCTGAACTCCTGCTAGGCCAGCCCATCTTCCCGGGCGACTCTGGCGTGGACCAGCTGGTGGAAATCATCAAGGTGCTGGGCACCCCCACGCGAGAGCAGATACGAGAGATGAATCCCAATTACACCGAGTTCAAGTTCCCCCAGATAAAATCGCATCCCTGGCAGAAG CTGATGCTCGAAAGAATGTCCATGCCCAAAAGCACCACCGAGCACCAGCGCATCCGA GTGTTCCGAACGCGAACGCCAGCAGAAGCAATCGACCTAGTGTCCCGGCTGCTGGAGTACACGCCTGGGTCTCGGATCTCGCCACTTCAGGCGTGCGCCCACAGCTTTTTCAATGAGCTCAGGGAGCCTAACACACGTCTGCCCAATGGCAGGGAACTACCCCCTCTCTTTAATTTCACTGAACATG AATTGTCAATCCagccacagctgaatgcagAGCTGATCCCGAACTACCAGCAGGAACGGTCGGGAGGGGCGGCAGGGCCAAGCGTTGCCCCTGTGGAAGCAGGCTCATCGGTTGCGGCGGAATCAGTGCCGACGGGGGGCGAAGCCAGCCCGACAGGTGGGGGTGTAGCCTAG
- the LOC135942059 gene encoding guanylate kinase isoform X3, which produces MGPFVLESAAAKMSGFRVLVICGPSGTGKSTLVGRLMSEFSEMFGFSVSHTTRKPRPGENDGVHYHFVSLDDMQAAVQRGEFIESATFSGNMYGTSKKAVEDVTKKGRVCILDIDCQGVRQVKKVPDLRALYVFVKPPSLESLEARLRGRNTETEESLNRRLVAAKAELEYGEQPGNFDLVMVNDNLDTSYETLRSFLLPHLQALRSACVLALQKGWLPPWRGCCGSGSRVSTTCTHPRPQDA; this is translated from the exons ATGGGACCC TTTGTTTTAGAGTCGGCCGCAGCGAAGATGAGCGGCTTCCGCGTCCTGGTCATCTGCGGCCCGTCCGGCACCGGCAAGTCGACGCTCGTCGGCCGCCTCATGTCCGAGTTCTCCGAGATGTTCGGCTTCAGTGTGTCCCACACGACGCGCAAGCCGCGGCCGGGCGAGAACGATGGTGTCCACTACCACTTTGTCAGCCTCGACGACATGCAGGCCGCCGTGCAGCGCGGAGAGTTTATCGAGTCGGCCACTTTTTCCGGCAATATGTACGGCACCAG taaAAAGGCCGTGGAAGACGTGACGAAGAAGGGCCGCGTCTGCATTTTGGACATCGACTGTCAGGGCGTGCGGCAGGTGAAGAAGGTGCCCGACCTGCGTGCCCTGTACGTGTTCGTGAAGCCGCCGTCGCTGGAATCGCTGGAAGCTAGGCTGCGCGGCCGCAACACTGAGACCGAGGAGAGTCTGAATCGGCGGCTGGTGGCCGCCAAGGCTGAGCTTGAGTATGGCGAGCAGCCGGGCAATTTTGACCTGGTGATGGTTAACGACAACCTGGATACTTCATACGAAACTCTGCGCTCCTTCCTGCTGCCGCATTTGCAAGCCCTGCGCTCAG CCTGCGTGCTCGCCTTGCAGAAGGGCTGGCTGCCACCCTGGAGAGGCTGCTGCGGCTCAGGAAGCAGGGTGTCCACCACCTGCACGCACCCCCGGCCTCAGGACGCCTAG
- the LOC135942055 gene encoding leucine-rich repeat-containing protein 58, with amino-acid sequence MEWSSSGSDDSGSEGVLDASQMGNAEAVAGNLERLVLSASGDKQENPKTMSRFRRLHTLNLSCNALTEVPSVLQQCAKLEKLSLRSNRLTDLPKWMASLKNLRQLNLSGNGLKQFPLPILELTNLKYLYMGGNVLESLPSAIDKLENLQILYLGGNQLVEVPHTLGNMLTLTALVLCDNKLRALPQCIAQLENLRSLLLHKNQLRTLPQEIVGLRGLRELSLRDNPLVVRFVRDMAQQVPTLRELAARVVSSNRLPYSTLPLTLKKYLDTAHHCVNPMCQGVFFDSRVEHVKFVDFCGKYRVPLLHYLCSQRCANGPDADLPPEAGQRLLRKVLLG; translated from the exons atggaatggTCTTCGTCGGGGTCAGACGACAGCGGATCCGAGGGCGTGCTGGACGCGTCGCAGATGGGAAACGCGGAGGCGGTGGCCGGCAACCTGGAGCGGCTCGTGCTGTCGGCCAGCGGTGACAAGCAGGAGAACCCGAAAACGATGAGCCGCTTCCGCCGGCTACATACGCTCAACCTCAGTTGCAATGCCCTGACCGAGGTGCCGTCCGTCCTACAGCAATGTGCCAAGCTTGAGAAACTGAGTCTCCGATCCAACAGGCTTACCGACCTGCCCAAGTGGATGGCTAGCCTGAAAAACCTGCGCCAACTGAATCTCTCCGGAAACGGTCTTAAACAATTTCCCTTGCCCATCCTCGAGTTGACAAACCTCAA ATACTTGTATATGGGAGGAAATGTATTGGAATCGCTTCCCTCAGCCATAGACAAGCTGGAAAA TCTGCAGATTTTGTACCTTGGTGGGAACCAATTAGTGGAGGTGCCACACACTTTAGGAAACATGCTGACCCTGACTGCGTTGGTTTTGTGCGACAACAAATTGAGAGCGCTCCCTCAGTGCATCGCGCAGCTGGAAAATCTGCGTTCACTCCTGCTACATAAGAATCAGCTCCGTACGCTTCCTCAGGAAATCGTCGGTTTAAGGGGATTAAGAGAG CTGAGTCTACGTGACAACCCGCTGGTGGTGCGTTTTGTGCGCGACATGGCCCAGCAGGTGCCCACCCTGCGCGAACTGGCTGCGCGTGTTGTCTCCTCGAATCGGCTCCCATACTCGACCCTGCCCCTTACCCTGAAGAAGTACCTTGACACTGCCCACCACTGCGTCAATCCCATGTGCcagg GCGTGTTTTTCGACAGCCGCGTGGAGCACGTCAAATTTGTAGACTTCTGCGGCAAATACCGAGTGCCCCTTCTGCACTACTTGTGTTCCCAGCGCTGTGCCAACGGTCCGGACGCCGATCTGCCCCCGGAGGCGGGCCAACGCCTTTTGCGCAAGGTGCTGCTTGGCTGA
- the LOC135942052 gene encoding protein kinase shaggy-like isoform X4 produces the protein MSGGRPRTTSFAEGNAKPPNPAPGGMKISNLGKDGSKVTTVVATPGQGPDRPQEVSYTDTKVIGNGSFGVVYQAKLCDTGEMVAIKKVLQDKRFKNRELQIMRRLEHCNIVKLKYFFYSSGDKKDEVYLNLVLEYIPETVYKVARHYSKSKQTIPISFIKLYMYQLFRSLAYIHSLGICHRDIKPQNLLLDPETGVLKLCDFGSAKHLVKAEPNVSYICSRYYRAPELIFGAIDYTTKIDVWSAGCVLAELLLGQPIFPGDSGVDQLVEIIKVLGTPTREQIREMNPNYTEFKFPQIKSHPWQKVFRTRTPAEAIDLVSRLLEYTPGSRISPLQACAHSFFNELREPNTRLPNGRELPPLFNFTEHELSIQPQLNAELIPNYQQERSGGAAGPSVAPVEAGSSVAAESVPTGGEASPTGGGVA, from the exons ATGAGCGGCGGACGCCCCCGGACCACCTCCTTTGCTGAGGGTAACGCCAAACCTCCAAACCCTGCCCCCGGAGGCATGAAAATAAGTA ATTTAGGTAAGGACGGCAGCAAAGTGACGACGGTGGTGGCGACTCCTGGGCAGGGCCCTGACCGACCTCAGGAGGTGTCCTACACGGACACCAAAGTCATCGGTAATGGTAGCTTTGGCGTTGTGTACCAAGCGAAGCTCTGCGACACGGGTGAGATGGTCGCCATTAAGAAAGTACTCCAGGACAAGAGATTTAAG AATCGAGAACTGCAGATAATGCGACGGCTCGAGCACTGCAACATAGTCAAACTCAAATATTTCTTCTACTCAAGTGGAGACAAG AAAGATGAAGTGTACTTGAACCTGGTGCTTGAGTACATTCCTGAAACGGTCTACAAAGTGGCGCGCCACTACAG TAAATCGAAGCAGACGATCCCAATCAGCTTCATAAAGCTGTACATGTACCAGTTGTTCCGTAGCCTGGCATACATCCACTCACTTGGAATTTGCCACCGGGATATTAAACCACAGAACCTTCTACTTGACCCTGAAACAGGGGTGCTCAAGCTCTGCGACTTTGGCTCAGCAAAGCACCTGGTCAAGGCCGAGCCCAACGTCTCCTACATCTGCTCCAGATACTACCGCGCCCCAGAGCTCATCTTTGGTGCTATCGACTACACCACCAAAATCG ATGTGTGGAGCGCAGGGTGCGTGCTGGCTGAACTCCTGCTAGGCCAGCCCATCTTCCCGGGCGACTCTGGCGTGGACCAGCTGGTGGAAATCATCAAGGTGCTGGGCACCCCCACGCGAGAGCAGATACGAGAGATGAATCCCAATTACACCGAGTTCAAGTTCCCCCAGATAAAATCGCATCCCTGGCAGAAG GTGTTCCGAACGCGAACGCCAGCAGAAGCAATCGACCTAGTGTCCCGGCTGCTGGAGTACACGCCTGGGTCTCGGATCTCGCCACTTCAGGCGTGCGCCCACAGCTTTTTCAATGAGCTCAGGGAGCCTAACACACGTCTGCCCAATGGCAGGGAACTACCCCCTCTCTTTAATTTCACTGAACATG AATTGTCAATCCagccacagctgaatgcagAGCTGATCCCGAACTACCAGCAGGAACGGTCGGGAGGGGCGGCAGGGCCAAGCGTTGCCCCTGTGGAAGCAGGCTCATCGGTTGCGGCGGAATCAGTGCCGACGGGGGGCGAAGCCAGCCCGACAGGTGGGGGTGTAGCCTAG
- the LOC135942052 gene encoding glycogen synthase kinase-3 beta-like isoform X1: MSGGRPRTTSFAEGNAKPPNPAPGGMKISNLGKDGSKVTTVVATPGQGPDRPQEVSYTDTKVIGNGSFGVVYQAKLCDTGEMVAIKKVLQDKRFKNRELQIMRRLEHCNIVKLKYFFYSSGDKKDEVYLNLVLEYIPETVYKVARHYSKSKQTIPISFIKLYMYQLFRSLAYIHSLGICHRDIKPQNLLLDPETGVLKLCDFGSAKHLVKAEPNVSYICSRYYRAPELIFGAIDYTTKIDVWSAGCVLAELLLGQPIFPGDSGVDQLVEIIKVLGTPTREQIREMNPNYTEFKFPQIKSHPWQKLMLERMSMPKSTTEHQRIRVFRTRTPAEAIDLVSRLLEYTPGSRISPLQACAHSFFNELREPNTRLPNGRELPPLFNFTEHELSIQPQLNAELIPNYQQERSGGAAGPSVAPVEAGSSVAAESVPTGGEASPTGGGVA, translated from the exons ATGAGCGGCGGACGCCCCCGGACCACCTCCTTTGCTGAGGGTAACGCCAAACCTCCAAACCCTGCCCCCGGAGGCATGAAAATAAGTA ATTTAGGTAAGGACGGCAGCAAAGTGACGACGGTGGTGGCGACTCCTGGGCAGGGCCCTGACCGACCTCAGGAGGTGTCCTACACGGACACCAAAGTCATCGGTAATGGTAGCTTTGGCGTTGTGTACCAAGCGAAGCTCTGCGACACGGGTGAGATGGTCGCCATTAAGAAAGTACTCCAGGACAAGAGATTTAAG AATCGAGAACTGCAGATAATGCGACGGCTCGAGCACTGCAACATAGTCAAACTCAAATATTTCTTCTACTCAAGTGGAGACAAG AAAGATGAAGTGTACTTGAACCTGGTGCTTGAGTACATTCCTGAAACGGTCTACAAAGTGGCGCGCCACTACAG TAAATCGAAGCAGACGATCCCAATCAGCTTCATAAAGCTGTACATGTACCAGTTGTTCCGTAGCCTGGCATACATCCACTCACTTGGAATTTGCCACCGGGATATTAAACCACAGAACCTTCTACTTGACCCTGAAACAGGGGTGCTCAAGCTCTGCGACTTTGGCTCAGCAAAGCACCTGGTCAAGGCCGAGCCCAACGTCTCCTACATCTGCTCCAGATACTACCGCGCCCCAGAGCTCATCTTTGGTGCTATCGACTACACCACCAAAATCG ATGTGTGGAGCGCAGGGTGCGTGCTGGCTGAACTCCTGCTAGGCCAGCCCATCTTCCCGGGCGACTCTGGCGTGGACCAGCTGGTGGAAATCATCAAGGTGCTGGGCACCCCCACGCGAGAGCAGATACGAGAGATGAATCCCAATTACACCGAGTTCAAGTTCCCCCAGATAAAATCGCATCCCTGGCAGAAG CTGATGCTCGAAAGAATGTCCATGCCCAAAAGCACCACCGAGCACCAGCGCATCCGA GTGTTCCGAACGCGAACGCCAGCAGAAGCAATCGACCTAGTGTCCCGGCTGCTGGAGTACACGCCTGGGTCTCGGATCTCGCCACTTCAGGCGTGCGCCCACAGCTTTTTCAATGAGCTCAGGGAGCCTAACACACGTCTGCCCAATGGCAGGGAACTACCCCCTCTCTTTAATTTCACTGAACATG AATTGTCAATCCagccacagctgaatgcagAGCTGATCCCGAACTACCAGCAGGAACGGTCGGGAGGGGCGGCAGGGCCAAGCGTTGCCCCTGTGGAAGCAGGCTCATCGGTTGCGGCGGAATCAGTGCCGACGGGGGGCGAAGCCAGCCCGACAGGTGGGGGTGTAGCCTAG
- the LOC135942052 gene encoding protein kinase shaggy-like isoform X5, with product MSGGRPRTTSFAEGNAKPPNPAPGGMKISSKDGSKVTTVVATPGQGPDRPQEVSYTDTKVIGNGSFGVVYQAKLCDTGEMVAIKKVLQDKRFKNRELQIMRRLEHCNIVKLKYFFYSSGDKKDEVYLNLVLEYIPETVYKVARHYSKSKQTIPISFIKLYMYQLFRSLAYIHSLGICHRDIKPQNLLLDPETGVLKLCDFGSAKHLVKAEPNVSYICSRYYRAPELIFGAIDYTTKIDVWSAGCVLAELLLGQPIFPGDSGVDQLVEIIKVLGTPTREQIREMNPNYTEFKFPQIKSHPWQKVFRTRTPAEAIDLVSRLLEYTPGSRISPLQACAHSFFNELREPNTRLPNGRELPPLFNFTEHELSIQPQLNAELIPNYQQERSGGAAGPSVAPVEAGSSVAAESVPTGGEASPTGGGVA from the exons ATGAGCGGCGGACGCCCCCGGACCACCTCCTTTGCTGAGGGTAACGCCAAACCTCCAAACCCTGCCCCCGGAGGCATGAAAATAAGTA GTAAGGACGGCAGCAAAGTGACGACGGTGGTGGCGACTCCTGGGCAGGGCCCTGACCGACCTCAGGAGGTGTCCTACACGGACACCAAAGTCATCGGTAATGGTAGCTTTGGCGTTGTGTACCAAGCGAAGCTCTGCGACACGGGTGAGATGGTCGCCATTAAGAAAGTACTCCAGGACAAGAGATTTAAG AATCGAGAACTGCAGATAATGCGACGGCTCGAGCACTGCAACATAGTCAAACTCAAATATTTCTTCTACTCAAGTGGAGACAAG AAAGATGAAGTGTACTTGAACCTGGTGCTTGAGTACATTCCTGAAACGGTCTACAAAGTGGCGCGCCACTACAG TAAATCGAAGCAGACGATCCCAATCAGCTTCATAAAGCTGTACATGTACCAGTTGTTCCGTAGCCTGGCATACATCCACTCACTTGGAATTTGCCACCGGGATATTAAACCACAGAACCTTCTACTTGACCCTGAAACAGGGGTGCTCAAGCTCTGCGACTTTGGCTCAGCAAAGCACCTGGTCAAGGCCGAGCCCAACGTCTCCTACATCTGCTCCAGATACTACCGCGCCCCAGAGCTCATCTTTGGTGCTATCGACTACACCACCAAAATCG ATGTGTGGAGCGCAGGGTGCGTGCTGGCTGAACTCCTGCTAGGCCAGCCCATCTTCCCGGGCGACTCTGGCGTGGACCAGCTGGTGGAAATCATCAAGGTGCTGGGCACCCCCACGCGAGAGCAGATACGAGAGATGAATCCCAATTACACCGAGTTCAAGTTCCCCCAGATAAAATCGCATCCCTGGCAGAAG GTGTTCCGAACGCGAACGCCAGCAGAAGCAATCGACCTAGTGTCCCGGCTGCTGGAGTACACGCCTGGGTCTCGGATCTCGCCACTTCAGGCGTGCGCCCACAGCTTTTTCAATGAGCTCAGGGAGCCTAACACACGTCTGCCCAATGGCAGGGAACTACCCCCTCTCTTTAATTTCACTGAACATG AATTGTCAATCCagccacagctgaatgcagAGCTGATCCCGAACTACCAGCAGGAACGGTCGGGAGGGGCGGCAGGGCCAAGCGTTGCCCCTGTGGAAGCAGGCTCATCGGTTGCGGCGGAATCAGTGCCGACGGGGGGCGAAGCCAGCCCGACAGGTGGGGGTGTAGCCTAG
- the LOC135942052 gene encoding glycogen synthase kinase-3 beta-like isoform X2: MSGGRPRTTSFAEGNAKPPNPAPGGMKISSKDGSKVTTVVATPGQGPDRPQEVSYTDTKVIGNGSFGVVYQAKLCDTGEMVAIKKVLQDKRFKNRELQIMRRLEHCNIVKLKYFFYSSGDKKDEVYLNLVLEYIPETVYKVARHYSKSKQTIPISFIKLYMYQLFRSLAYIHSLGICHRDIKPQNLLLDPETGVLKLCDFGSAKHLVKAEPNVSYICSRYYRAPELIFGAIDYTTKIDVWSAGCVLAELLLGQPIFPGDSGVDQLVEIIKVLGTPTREQIREMNPNYTEFKFPQIKSHPWQKLMLERMSMPKSTTEHQRIRVFRTRTPAEAIDLVSRLLEYTPGSRISPLQACAHSFFNELREPNTRLPNGRELPPLFNFTEHELSIQPQLNAELIPNYQQERSGGAAGPSVAPVEAGSSVAAESVPTGGEASPTGGGVA; encoded by the exons ATGAGCGGCGGACGCCCCCGGACCACCTCCTTTGCTGAGGGTAACGCCAAACCTCCAAACCCTGCCCCCGGAGGCATGAAAATAAGTA GTAAGGACGGCAGCAAAGTGACGACGGTGGTGGCGACTCCTGGGCAGGGCCCTGACCGACCTCAGGAGGTGTCCTACACGGACACCAAAGTCATCGGTAATGGTAGCTTTGGCGTTGTGTACCAAGCGAAGCTCTGCGACACGGGTGAGATGGTCGCCATTAAGAAAGTACTCCAGGACAAGAGATTTAAG AATCGAGAACTGCAGATAATGCGACGGCTCGAGCACTGCAACATAGTCAAACTCAAATATTTCTTCTACTCAAGTGGAGACAAG AAAGATGAAGTGTACTTGAACCTGGTGCTTGAGTACATTCCTGAAACGGTCTACAAAGTGGCGCGCCACTACAG TAAATCGAAGCAGACGATCCCAATCAGCTTCATAAAGCTGTACATGTACCAGTTGTTCCGTAGCCTGGCATACATCCACTCACTTGGAATTTGCCACCGGGATATTAAACCACAGAACCTTCTACTTGACCCTGAAACAGGGGTGCTCAAGCTCTGCGACTTTGGCTCAGCAAAGCACCTGGTCAAGGCCGAGCCCAACGTCTCCTACATCTGCTCCAGATACTACCGCGCCCCAGAGCTCATCTTTGGTGCTATCGACTACACCACCAAAATCG ATGTGTGGAGCGCAGGGTGCGTGCTGGCTGAACTCCTGCTAGGCCAGCCCATCTTCCCGGGCGACTCTGGCGTGGACCAGCTGGTGGAAATCATCAAGGTGCTGGGCACCCCCACGCGAGAGCAGATACGAGAGATGAATCCCAATTACACCGAGTTCAAGTTCCCCCAGATAAAATCGCATCCCTGGCAGAAG CTGATGCTCGAAAGAATGTCCATGCCCAAAAGCACCACCGAGCACCAGCGCATCCGA GTGTTCCGAACGCGAACGCCAGCAGAAGCAATCGACCTAGTGTCCCGGCTGCTGGAGTACACGCCTGGGTCTCGGATCTCGCCACTTCAGGCGTGCGCCCACAGCTTTTTCAATGAGCTCAGGGAGCCTAACACACGTCTGCCCAATGGCAGGGAACTACCCCCTCTCTTTAATTTCACTGAACATG AATTGTCAATCCagccacagctgaatgcagAGCTGATCCCGAACTACCAGCAGGAACGGTCGGGAGGGGCGGCAGGGCCAAGCGTTGCCCCTGTGGAAGCAGGCTCATCGGTTGCGGCGGAATCAGTGCCGACGGGGGGCGAAGCCAGCCCGACAGGTGGGGGTGTAGCCTAG
- the LOC135942061 gene encoding sesquipedalian-1-like translates to MKINEKNLAAFATSSTPVDREGFLLKRGETNKGYQKRWFVLKGNLLFYFEKKTDKEPVGIVILEGCTIELTEDEENFGFKIVFHGPGNRSYYLAAESQESMEGWMKVLSCASYDFMKLMVAELQKQLDDIDECASSNNYPSAPPRQRHNPFNKKEDATPQGAAITVSLAHQRSQNMRSSYRPEDLFRQRSSTFNELHVAYGRMILDLCPIRPTTNDPDLLVAI, encoded by the exons ATGAAGATCAATGAGAAGAACTTAGCTGCTTTCGCGACTTCTTCAACGCCTGTCGACCGAGAGGGCTTTCTGCTCAAGAGGGGCGAAACAAACAAAGGGTACCAGAAGAGATGGTTCGTCCTTAAGGGAAATCTGCTTTTCTACTTTGAGAAGAAGACTGACAAAGAGCCTGTAGGAATCGTCATTTTGGAGGGATGCACGATCG AGCTCACTGAAGATGAGGAGAATTTCGggtttaaaatcgtttttcacGGCCCTGGGAACAGGAGCTATTATTTGGCAGCCGAATCGCAAGAATCGATGGAAGGCTGGATGAAGGTTCTTTCTTGCGCAAGTTATGACTTTATGAAATTAATGGTAGCAGAGTTACAAAAACAACTGGATGACATAGATG agtGCGCAAGCAGTAACAACTACCCTTCAGCGCCACCTAGGCAAAGGCACAACCCCTTCAACAAAAAAGAAGACGCCACGCCTCAGGGAGCAGCGATAACGGTGTCACTTGCGCATCAAAGGTCGCAGAACATGCGTTCGAGCTACCGACCTGAAGATCTATTTCGACAGAGGAGCTCGACGTTCAATGAACTACACGTCGCGTACGGGAGAATGATTTTAGACTTGTGCCCCATTCGACCCACCACAAATGACCCTGACCTTCTTGTTGctatttaa
- the LOC135942059 gene encoding guanylate kinase isoform X1 — translation MGPFVLESAAAKMSGFRVLVICGPSGTGKSTLVGRLMSEFSEMFGFSVSHTTRKPRPGENDGVHYHFVSLDDMQAAVQRGEFIESATFSGNMYGTSKKAVEDVTKKGRVCILDIDCQGVRQVKKVPDLRALYVFVKPPSLESLEARLRGRNTETEESLNRRLVAAKAELEYGEQPGNFDLVMVNDNLDTSYETLRSFLLPHLQALRSEGLAATLERLLRLRKQGVHHLHAPPASGRLGLLSFASLCCISNFLIFMLFSFIFDDK, via the exons ATGGGACCC TTTGTTTTAGAGTCGGCCGCAGCGAAGATGAGCGGCTTCCGCGTCCTGGTCATCTGCGGCCCGTCCGGCACCGGCAAGTCGACGCTCGTCGGCCGCCTCATGTCCGAGTTCTCCGAGATGTTCGGCTTCAGTGTGTCCCACACGACGCGCAAGCCGCGGCCGGGCGAGAACGATGGTGTCCACTACCACTTTGTCAGCCTCGACGACATGCAGGCCGCCGTGCAGCGCGGAGAGTTTATCGAGTCGGCCACTTTTTCCGGCAATATGTACGGCACCAG taaAAAGGCCGTGGAAGACGTGACGAAGAAGGGCCGCGTCTGCATTTTGGACATCGACTGTCAGGGCGTGCGGCAGGTGAAGAAGGTGCCCGACCTGCGTGCCCTGTACGTGTTCGTGAAGCCGCCGTCGCTGGAATCGCTGGAAGCTAGGCTGCGCGGCCGCAACACTGAGACCGAGGAGAGTCTGAATCGGCGGCTGGTGGCCGCCAAGGCTGAGCTTGAGTATGGCGAGCAGCCGGGCAATTTTGACCTGGTGATGGTTAACGACAACCTGGATACTTCATACGAAACTCTGCGCTCCTTCCTGCTGCCGCATTTGCAAGCCCTGCGCTCAG AAGGGCTGGCTGCCACCCTGGAGAGGCTGCTGCGGCTCAGGAAGCAGGGTGTCCACCACCTGCACGCACCCCCGGCCTCAGGACGCCTAGGACTGCTGAGTTTCGCCTCACTCTGTTGCATTTCCAACTTCCTCATTTTCATGCTGTTCAGCTTTATTTTCGACGACAAATGA
- the LOC135942059 gene encoding guanylate kinase isoform X2, whose amino-acid sequence MSGFRVLVICGPSGTGKSTLVGRLMSEFSEMFGFSVSHTTRKPRPGENDGVHYHFVSLDDMQAAVQRGEFIESATFSGNMYGTSKKAVEDVTKKGRVCILDIDCQGVRQVKKVPDLRALYVFVKPPSLESLEARLRGRNTETEESLNRRLVAAKAELEYGEQPGNFDLVMVNDNLDTSYETLRSFLLPHLQALRSEGLAATLERLLRLRKQGVHHLHAPPASGRLGLLSFASLCCISNFLIFMLFSFIFDDK is encoded by the exons ATGAGCGGCTTCCGCGTCCTGGTCATCTGCGGCCCGTCCGGCACCGGCAAGTCGACGCTCGTCGGCCGCCTCATGTCCGAGTTCTCCGAGATGTTCGGCTTCAGTGTGTCCCACACGACGCGCAAGCCGCGGCCGGGCGAGAACGATGGTGTCCACTACCACTTTGTCAGCCTCGACGACATGCAGGCCGCCGTGCAGCGCGGAGAGTTTATCGAGTCGGCCACTTTTTCCGGCAATATGTACGGCACCAG taaAAAGGCCGTGGAAGACGTGACGAAGAAGGGCCGCGTCTGCATTTTGGACATCGACTGTCAGGGCGTGCGGCAGGTGAAGAAGGTGCCCGACCTGCGTGCCCTGTACGTGTTCGTGAAGCCGCCGTCGCTGGAATCGCTGGAAGCTAGGCTGCGCGGCCGCAACACTGAGACCGAGGAGAGTCTGAATCGGCGGCTGGTGGCCGCCAAGGCTGAGCTTGAGTATGGCGAGCAGCCGGGCAATTTTGACCTGGTGATGGTTAACGACAACCTGGATACTTCATACGAAACTCTGCGCTCCTTCCTGCTGCCGCATTTGCAAGCCCTGCGCTCAG AAGGGCTGGCTGCCACCCTGGAGAGGCTGCTGCGGCTCAGGAAGCAGGGTGTCCACCACCTGCACGCACCCCCGGCCTCAGGACGCCTAGGACTGCTGAGTTTCGCCTCACTCTGTTGCATTTCCAACTTCCTCATTTTCATGCTGTTCAGCTTTATTTTCGACGACAAATGA